In Cicer arietinum cultivar CDC Frontier isolate Library 1 chromosome 7, Cicar.CDCFrontier_v2.0, whole genome shotgun sequence, a single window of DNA contains:
- the LOC101489140 gene encoding polygalacturonase 1 beta-like protein 1, with protein sequence MHKRNLFLFYILLSTLTVLAVENVEKKNQNPFTPKAFVIRYWDRVIKNNLPKPSFIISKASPLSASDAAAFTKHAAANTLSTKLPEFCSAAHLLCFPDVNPSLAKHTKDAKFAVYNDAQNFTNYGTNRPGGIDSFKNYSNDFSSEVNEFRQYSRSSAGHKDSFTNYAIESNVVDQNFNTYGTGAAGGSGEFKEYSKDSNVPNLRFTTYSTSTAGREQKFSSYSEDGNAGDQSFANYGKDSVGAVNGFDAYGTDSNVASSGFSSYAGEQSTSENDTFTNYGVNMNNPTENFKNYGKGSFVANEKFSNYRDQANVGADSFSSYGKDSRGGIHVDFNNYGKSFNEGTDTFKGYAKGADLDHKVSFKGYGVNNTFKDYDKKGISFAAYTNASSTNSVSVSDSLVKKWVQPGKFFREMMLKQGTVMPMPDIKDKLPKRSFLPRTILTKLPFSSSKLNELKQVFKVSDNSSMEKMIVDSLSECERAPSKGENKRCVGSLEDMIDFATSVLGRNVTVRSTENVNGSGKNIMVGRVNGINGGKVTKSVWCHQSLFPYLLYYCHSVPKVRVYEADLLDPESKVKVNHGVAICHLDTTTWSPSHGAFMALGFGPGRIEVCHWIFENDMTWTTAD encoded by the exons ATGCACAAACGCAACCTCTTTCTGTTTTATATCCTTCTCTCCACACTCACG GTTTTGGCAGTAGAAAATGTAGAAAAGAAAAACCAAAACCCGTTCACTCCAAAGGCATTCGTAATTCGCTATTGGGACAGAGTAATCAAAAACAATTTGCCAAAACCATCCTTCATCATCTCAAAGGCTTCGCCGCTTAGCGCTTCCGACGCGGCGGCTTTCACAAAACATGCTGCCGCCAACACACTATCCACAAAGTTGCCTGAATTCTGCTCCGCCGCACACCTCCTCTGTTTCCCGGATGTAAATCCCAGCCTCGCAAAACACACTAAGGACGCCAAATTCGCAGTCTACAACGACGCTCAGAATTTCACTAACTACGGAACCAATAGACCCGGCGGAATCGATTCTTTCAAGAACTACTCCAACGATTTTTCCAGTGAAGTTAACGAATTCCGGCAATATAGCCGCAGCTCCGCTGGTCACAAAGATAGCTTCACCAACTACGCTATCGAATCAAACGTGGTAGATCAGAACTTCAACACTTACGGTACCGGCGCCGCCGGTGGCTCCGGCGAGTTCAAAGAATACTCTAAAGACTCAAACGTCCCTAACCTACGATTCACAACTTACTCCACCTCCACCGCTGGAAGAGAACAAAAGTTCTCAAGCTACAGCGAAGATGGTAACGCTGGCGATCAGAGTTTTGCTAACTACGGTAAAGACTCTGTCGGCGCCGTTAACGGTTTCGATGCGTACGGAACGGACTCTAACGTTGCATCGTCCGGTTTTTCTAGTTACGCGGGGGAACAAAGCACGAGTGAAAATGACACGTTTACTAATTACGGCGTTAACATGAATAATCCAACGGAGAATTTCAAAAACTACGGGAAAGGTAGTTTCGTTGCAAACGAAAAATTCTCAAACTATAGAGACCAAGCGAATGTTGGTGCTGATTCGTTTAGTTCCTACGGTAAAGATTCACGAGGTGGGATCCACGTTGATTTTAACAACTATGGAAAATCATTCAATGAAGGAACCGACACATTCAAAGGCTATGCTAAAGGCGCTGATTTAGATCATAAAGTTTCTTTCAAAGGTTACGGCGTTAATAATACTTTCAAAGATTACGATAAAAAAGGCATTTCATTTGCTGCTTACACTAATGCTTCTTCAACTAACTCTGTTTCCGTTAGTGATAGTTTGGTTAAAAAATGGGTTCAACCGGGTAAGTTTTTCCGCGAAATGATGCTTAAGCAAGGGACGGTTATGCCTATGCCGgatataaaggataaattaccGAAAAGGTCGTTTTTACCGCGCACCATTTTGACCAAATTGCCCTTTTCATCTTCTAAGTTGAATGAGTTGAAGCAAGTTTTTAAGGTGTCAGATAATTCTTCCATGGAGAAGATGATAGTTGACTCGTTGAGTGAGTGTGAGAGGGCTCCCAGTAAGGGTGAGAACAAGCGATGTGTGGGTTCGCTTGAGGACATGATTGACTTTGCAACTTCTGTTTTGGGCCGCAATGTGACGGTTCGGTCCACTGAGAATGTAAATGGGTCGGGTAAGAATATTATGGTGGGTCGGGTTAATGGGATAAACGGTGGAAAAGTTACAAAATCTGTGTGGTGTCACCAGAGCTTGTTTCCTTATTTGTTATACTATTGTCACTCCGTTCCTAAGGTTCGAGTGTACGAAGCAGATCTTTTGGACCCAGAGTCTAAGGTTAAGGTGAACCATGGTGTTGCCATTTGTCACTTGGATACAACTACTTGGAGCCCCAGCCATGGTGCATTCATGGCCCTTGGCTTTGGTCCTGGTCGGATTGAAGTGTGCCATTGGATCTTTGAGAATGACATGACTTGGACTACTGCTGATTGA